Below is a window of Tissierellales bacterium DNA.
GAAGAAATGATACCAAAAGTAGCAGAAGAAAGCTTAGCCGAATTTTGTGATGTTTTCTGTGAAGAGGGTGTCTTTACTGTTAATGATGCAAGACGAATTTTGAATGAAGGTAAAAAGTATGGGTTAAGACCTAAGATACACGCTGATGAATTAGTATCTTTTGGTGGAGCTGAATTGGCGGCAGAAGTAGGAGCAGTATCTGCAGAACATCTTCTGTGCGTATCAGAAGATGGCATTGAAGCAATGGCAAGGGAAGGGGTTATTGCAAATCTACTTCCAGGAACTCCATTTTACTTAATGTTAGATAATTATGCACCAGCTGAAAAAATGCTTGAAGCAGGAGTACCAGTAGCCTTAGCTACAGATTTAAATCCAGGGACTAGTGCTACAGAATCTTTACAAATGATTATGAACTTGGGAAGTTTTATGCAGAAAATGACCTCAGAAGAAATTATTACTGGTGTTACTATAAATGCAGCTTATAGCGTTGATCGTGGTGATGAAATAGGAAGTTTAGAGAAAGGTAAACTTGCAGATATAGTGATTTGGGATTCGAAAAATATAGACTTTCTTATTTATCACTTTGGTGTTAATCTAGCAAATAAGGTATTTAAACGAGGAAAATTAGTGGCTGAAGGTGGCCAAGTATTAGAATAAGCTTTAATATAGGGAATTTTCCCTGCTAGTATTGCATTAATGTAAGGCCTAAAACCTGACAACTTTCAGGCACTCGATATTGAGTGCCTATTTGATTAGAAAAAGATTAACAACAAATTAATAAATAATAATGTGTTTCTAAATACGATAAAAATGTTAAATTCATAGATCATCCTACGAAGCCTGGTTTTTTTGTAATTACTAGGGAAAACTAACTGACAATAGAAGTTATTTTTACAATATTTATGATTAATTTGTGAAAAATTGAAGTAATGTTAATTATTATGGCGCCGTATATCAAATGCTATCAGAAATTGAAAGAAAAAAGTTCTTGATAAGCTATCTAACATATGAGAAGATAAGTATAAGAGGTAGGCATAATATATAGAGTAAATGCATATTACCTAGGGTTTGAAAAGTAACAAGAAAGTAATTATTTTATAATTAATATATTATTTTATATGCACTAAAAAGGCATCTATTTGCTAGAGTAATAACTACTTTTTAAAAAACCTTTTATAGTACAAGCTAGGCCTTTAATCATAATTAAGTATTTATCTTAGTAAATCTGTAATGAGGAAAACATTTCATAGCCATTATTCATAATTTCTTAATTTTAATTTTGTATTTTTCAACGGTATAATATGAAGTAATGTAAAAAACGGACCTCTTTTTGATAATTTTAATTTATAAAAGTGCAGAAAGGAGGGGTTAGATGGATATACAAAAATATGTATCTGAAGGACTCATAGCTTTTATTCCTGTATATGTAGATATGAAAGGAAATTGTACCTTATTATATACATTTCATGATAAAGCATATGTAGATAAAAACCTTAGAAGCGTTTTAAATTTATTAGCAAAGTATTTTTTCCTTGACTTAAAAGAATCAAGGAAGTATCTTGGTGGATTATTAAACATAAAAAATCTAGTACCAATTCCATTTAATAAAGAGAATATTTTTATACCAGTGAAAATAAGAAAACCTTATTTTAAAAACGATGGTGCCACAGGATATATCAATATTAATAGTATAGATAAACTAGAAAGGCAAGAAAGCAAAACCTTAATTTATTTAAAAGGTAATCATAAGATACTTTGTTTAAACTCTTTAGAAACAGCTAACAAGCATGTGAAAAACGGTCATATAGTAAAAAAATTAATAGAAAGTAATAGAGGATATTCATGTACAATAAGAGAAAATATTTCATTTTATAATGAATATGATAAACCTGCAACAAAAGGAGATATAGCATTATTGAGAAAAGAAATAACAGACATCAGAAGTGTATTTTACTAATATAAAACCTTTATAAAGGCGTAATTTAAAAGATGATTTTGAAGATTTATTGGCAAAAAAGGAAGGAGTATAACTATTTTTTATGACTTAGCAATCTTTTGGGCTCCTATTTACTAAGGTAAGCTCTAGAAAAT
It encodes the following:
- a CDS encoding amidohydrolase family protein produces the protein EEMIPKVAEESLAEFCDVFCEEGVFTVNDARRILNEGKKYGLRPKIHADELVSFGGAELAAEVGAVSAEHLLCVSEDGIEAMAREGVIANLLPGTPFYLMLDNYAPAEKMLEAGVPVALATDLNPGTSATESLQMIMNLGSFMQKMTSEEIITGVTINAAYSVDRGDEIGSLEKGKLADIVIWDSKNIDFLIYHFGVNLANKVFKRGKLVAEGGQVLE